One window of the Trifolium pratense cultivar HEN17-A07 linkage group LG2, ARS_RC_1.1, whole genome shotgun sequence genome contains the following:
- the LOC123904244 gene encoding uncharacterized protein LOC123904244: MDKPFSKRIIIPSKWKWRGICEPNSSWSKLLAYRYGSLYSNFLDQVVCEGRGQSIWWRDLLKIGREDNGDWFRSNISNVLGQANAIRFWKDKWYGPDCLMDLYPALYFKTSMPNCFVADTGFEHNGKWIWNICWAETLSSTESDEAEELLYLLADISPKQDKLDSMRWIPDHSVMGE; the protein is encoded by the exons gaataataaTACCTAGCAAATGGAAATGGAGAGGGATTTGTGAACCAAATTCTAGTTGGTCCAAGTTGCTTGCTTATAGATATGGCTCTTTGTATTCAAATTTCTTGGATCAGGTGGTTTGCGAAGGCAGAGGACAATCGATTTGGTGGCGTGATTTATTGAAGATAGGCAGAGAAGATAATGGCGACTGGTTCCGATCAAATATAAGTAATGTGCTGGGACAAGCGAATGCAATTCGATTTTGGAAAGACAAGTGGTATGGACCTGATTGTTTGATGGATTTATATCCAgctttatattttaaaacttcTATGCCAAATTGTTTTGTAGCAGACACAGGTTTTGAAcataatggaaaatggatttgGAATATTTGTTGGGCTGAAACATTGTCTTCAACCGAGTCAGATGAAGCAGAAGAATTATTGTATTTGTTGGCCGATATTAGTCCTAAGCAGGACAAATTGGATAGCATGAGATGGATACCAGATCATAGCG TTATGGGTGAATGA